The Mesorhizobium sp. AR02 genomic interval CGGTATGGGCGCGACCCTGGGTTTCGTCTTCACCGCGGCCTGGAGCGAGCTTCTGTTTGCCCTGATGCTGATTTCCAGCGACGACCAGAAGACTTTTGCTGTCGGCCTGCTGACCTTCATCGGCAAGTTCGCCGTCGACTGGGGACAGATGATGGCGGCGTCGATCCTGGCGCTGATCCCGGTCTGCATCTTCTTCGCCTTCCTGCAACGCTATCTCGTCACCGGCCTGACCGCCGGCGCCGTCAAAGGGTAGATCGATGGCTTCTGTAACGCTCGATAAGGTTCGCAAAGACTATGGCGCCGTCCGCGTCCTGCACGCGGTCGACCTTGAAATCGCCGATGGCGAGTTCGTCGTCCTGGTCGGGCCGTCAGGCTGCGGGAAATCAACACTGCTACGCATGATCGCGGGGCTGGAGGAAGCTTCAGGCGGCGAGATCCGCATCGGCGAGCGGCTGGTCAACGACGTGGCACCGAAGGACCGCGACATCGCCATGGTGTTCCAGTCCTATGCGCTCTATCCGCATATGGACGTGTCGAAGAACATGGGCTTCAGCCTGCTGTTGAAGAAGGCGGAGAAGACGACGATCGACGCCAGGGTGGACGGTGCGGCCAAGCGGCTGGGCTTGGACACGTTCCTGCAGCGCCTGCCGCGGCAACTGTCCGGCGGCCAGCGCCAGCGCGTCGCCATGGGCCGCGCCATCGTGCGCGATCCAAAAGTCTTCCTGTTCGACGAGCCGCTGTCGAACCTCGACGCCAAGCTGCGTGTGCATATGCGCGCCGAGATCAAGGCGTTGCACCAGCAACTGAAGACTACCTCGGTCTACGTCACCCACGACCAGATCGAGGCGATGACCATGGCCGACCGGATCGTCGTCATGCATGACGGGCTGATCCAGCAGGTCGGTGCGCCGCTCGATCTCTATGATCGCCCGGCCAACATGTTCGTCGCCGGCTTCATCGGCTCGCCGGGCATGAATTTCCTGCCGGCGACGGTTCGCAAGGGCGGCAAGGCGGACGCCGTGCTGGCCGACGGCCAGACGCTGCGGCTGCCGGATGGCCTGCCGCTCGGAGATGGCGACGCCATCACCGTCGGCCTGCGGCCCGAGCATATCAGGCTGGCCGATGACGGTGCACTGCAGGGCGAGGTGGGGGTGGTGGAGCCGCTTGGCCTGTCGACACAGTTCTATGTCAAGCTGGCCAATCAGCAGCTCTGCGTCTTTGCCATGGGCCGCGCCGGCGTGAAGCCCGGCGATACCGTGCGGCTGGCAGCCGATCCGGCGTCGCTGCATCTGTTCGATCCGAAGAGCGGCGATCGCGTCGGTTGAGGGAAATTCAGCCGGGGCTGAGGCACTAGGACCGCAGCCTCTGCCTTGCAAACAAAAACGCCGCCCGATGGGCGGCGTTTTTGTTTGCCGGGGGAAAACCCAGATTACTTGATCTTGGTTTCCTTGAATTCGACGTGCTTCTTGGCGACCGGATCGTACTTGCGGAACGACAGCTTGTCGGTCTTGGTACGGCTGTTCTTGCTGGTCACGTAGAAGAAACCGGTGTCGGCGGTCGACAGAAGCTTGATCTTAATGTTTGCGGCTTTGGCCATGATCTCAGTCCGTTATGTTCGTGGGGTTTTGGCCGCTGAAGCACGGGAAAACACCCGGACGCGGGAAACTTGGCGCGACACATAAAGAACGTGCCTGGAAAGTCAAGCCCGGCGAACCTGATGTGGCCCGCCCGGCTTGCCTATTGCGCGTAAATCAGGCGTTTTCCGCCTCTGATACCGCAATCTTCTTCCAGTCTCCGGTCGTGTTCCACCAGCGATTCGGATTGGCGCGGTCGTCCAGCCCCTTGGCGCGGCTGGCGAGGATCGGCTGGATGCGGATCACCGGCTCCTGATAGGAATGGGCCTGGAAAATCGCCTCGACGACACGGCTGGCCAATGCCTGGTCGTCAGGGAGTTCGAATGACACCTCGACTGTGCCCGGGCGGCGGCGCAATTCGGTTTCGGCACCGGCCGCGGCCCCTTCAAGCGGCCTGTAACGCTCGACGCCATGCGCTGACTGATAGGCGTTGCGGTCATATTTGCCCATGGCCAGCGGGGCGATCGCAACCACCGCGTCCATGATGCGGTCGACATCCGCCGCCGGGGCCTGGAAGGTCACAAGCAGCAGAAGCGTCATGCGCAGGGATGTGGTTTCAAAGCCGCTGTCGATCATGGGAGTGTCCTCAACTTCCGATGTTTTGGGACACTCTTTTAACCCAGCGCTCCTGACACGGTTCTGTCAGCAGTGGGCGCTTATCAAAGGGTCAAAGCAGAATCTTGCGGACGAGCCTGATGCCGACCAGCGCCATGTAGGCGCCGAAGAACAGGCCGAGCGACCAGCCGAAACCGGATGGCCCGAAAGCATCCATGCCGATGCCGATCGCCTGCGGCCCAAGCACCATGCCGACGCCGTAGCACAGCACGAAGGCGGCGTTGGCGGATGCCAGTTCATGGCCGGAGAGCTGCGAGCCGAGATGGGCAAGGCCAATCGTGTACATGGCAGCGACCACGCCGCCCCAGACGAACAGAAGGGCGGCCATCAGGTGCCAATTCTGGGCGAAGAAGGGCATGAACACGGTGCCGGCAAGGCCAACGGTGGCGCAGGCGAGCAGCAGATAGCGGCGATCCGAGACGCGGTCGCTGATCATGCCGATCGGGATCTGCAGCAGCACGTTGCCGAGACCGATCATGGTGAGCAGCAAAGCCGCGTCGGCTTCGGAATAGCCGATGCGATTGCCGTAGATAGGAAACAGTGCGAAGCCGCCGGTTTCGACAGCACCGAAGACCAGCACCGCGGCGGTGGCCGACGGCACCAGCCAGATGTAGCGCAGGAAATTGCTGGTTTCGCCGTCGGAGGCGATGCTGGGGCTTTCGTTGCGCGCGGCCAGCACCGGTATCGCGGCCAGCGTCACCAGTGCGATGATGACGCCGAACGGCCTGAAGCCGGAGCTGCCAAGATGGGCGAACAACCACGGTCCTGCGGCAAAACCGAGCGACAGGACGGTGGCGTAGATGCCAAGGACAAGGCCACGTCGATGCGGCGGCGCCGACGTGCTGATCCAGAATTCCGACAGGATGAACAGCACCGTCAACGCGATATGCAGCACGATGCGCAGCGGGAACCACATCCAGAAGTCGGGCGCGAAATGGAAGCCGACGAAGGCGAGCGCACCGGCGGCAATCATGCCGATCATCGTCCAGGCGACGCCAAAGCGCATGGCGAGCGGCGTCGCCAGCGGCGCGCCGGCGATCGAGGCCAGGCCGGCGACGGCCGTATTGAGGCCGATCATCGAGGCCGAATGGCCACGCGTTTCCAGGATGACGCTGAGCAGCGGCATGCCGAGGCCAATGGCGATGCCAACGACGCTGATCGACGAGATCGCCGCCACCATCGGCAGCCAGTGTACGCGTTCGTCGCCCTGTGGTTGGGTATCGACCGTCATGGGATGCTGAATACTCTGTCTCTTTGATCTTACGCAATTCCGGGCGGAAAACCGCGTCACACTTTTCCTGGAATTGCTCTACAGAAGTTCGCGGGTGAAGCGGTTGCGGACAAGCCGGTAGAAGGGGACGGGACCGCCTGGACGCAACAGCGGATCATGGGCAAGGCGCTTTTCCAGCTCGTCCAGGATCATTCGGGTGATGTCGGGTATGTCGGCTTCCCTGGCCTTGGCAAGCGGCAGCCAGACCAGTTCCTCGAGTTCGTTGGTCGGGCCGCCGCCCGGCAGCTCGACGGCGACATCGTTGCGCCAGGCGCCGAAGAAACGCGTGTCGAAGCGGCGCACCCGGTTGGGCGGGGTGATGGCGCGCGCGATGAAACGCAGCGTTTCGAGTGAAGGCCTTACGCCGTGCTCGACAAAGCCTTGCCAGTCACGCTTGTCGGTGGCAAAGGCGGCCTTCTGGCCGATCAGCAGCCCGGCTTCCTCATAGGTCTCGCGAATTGCGGACAAGGCGACAGCACGGGCTCGCGCAGCACTGGTGCGGCCGGGACCGGCAAGCAGCTTTGCTTCCTCGTCGCGATGCAATGCGGTGGCCGTCGGGATGCGGCTGTCCGCCGGATCGGTGCGGCCACCGGGAAACACGAATTTTCCAGGCATGAAGGCGTGGCCGGCGTGACGGCGGCCCATCAGCACCAGCACCTCATCGCCCTTGCGGTCGAGCAGGATCAGGGTCGCGGCGTCACGCGGGCGCAGGGGCCTGCCGCTATGCGCGGCAAGACCCTTGTCGAGCTTGTCGACATCCGCCTTGGTCATTGCTTCCATGCGCTGGACCTAGCGGAAACTTCTTGCAAACGAAAGTGGCCTTTCACGGTCGGTATGTTGCGCCAGTGGCGCTTCAGGCGCCGTGGCGGGACTCCGCCCCATCCTTTTCGCCACCGAATCCGTGCATATAGAACGCCCATTGCAGTCCGATGACGGCGCCTTTGACAGGCTGCAGCAGCGCAACCGACAAAATAATGGTCAAGGGCACCCAGATGGCGATGTGCTGCCAGGTGGAGAGCGTCGAGGTCGCCTCGACACCCATGAAGGCGCCGAGAACGATGTGGCCGACGATGACGATGACCAGATAGGCCGGCAGGTCGTCGGCGCGATGGTGATGAATTTCCTCGCCGCAGACACTGCAGGTTTCGACGGTTTTGGTGAAGCCGCGGAACAGCTTGCCTTCACCGCAATTCGGGCAGCGGCCCAAGAGGCCGCGCTTCATCGCCGTCCATAGCGGGCGGGCAACCCGGCCCGAGTGATGTTCGCCGCCAAAAACCTGTTCTTGTATCCCTAATTCTTTTGGCATCATCGTCTCCTGCCGCGCGAACCCGGTCGCGATTGCGACGCACGGGCGCGGCCCTTAGCCTTGTGAAACGACCTGGTAGAGCCTGGCAGGGGCTTCGGGTCGGTCAACATCTCGAAGCGCATCGCGCCGGCCATTGGTGCCACCTCGACGAGCCGGACCTCGACGCGGTCCGCGAGCTGGTAGCCTTTGCCCGACCGTTCTCCGAACAGGGAGCGGGCCGTTTCGTCGTATATATAGTAATCGCCGCCCAGAGTTGACACCGGGATGAAGCCATCTGCGCCAAACTGCGGCAATTGGACAAATAGTCCTGATTTGGTGACACCGGAAATGCGGGCGTCGAACCGGTCGTCGATGCGCTCGGCGAGATAGGCCGCGATCAGCCGGTCGACTGTGTCACGCTCGGCCGCCATGGCGCGCCGTTCGGTGCCGGAGATCAGCACCGCAACGTCTTCGAGCCGCGCTTCCTCATCTTGCGTCAACCCTCCCGGACCGAGGCCGAGTGTGGCAATAAGCCCGCGATGCACGATCAGGTCGGCATAGCGGCGGATCGGCGAGGTGAAATGGGCGTACCGCTTCAGGTTGAGGCCGAAATGGCCGATATTCCCAGGTGAATATTCAGCCTGGCTCTGCGAGCGCAGCACCACCTCGTTGACCAGTGCCTCATTGTCGGCGCCGCGCACGCGCTCGAGAATGCCGTTGAACTGGCTGGGCCGCATCTGCGCGCCGCGCGCCAGCGACAGGCCAAGCGTCTGCAGGAATTCGCGCAACGATTCCTGCTTGGCGAGCGACGGCGCGTCGTGGACGCGGTAGACCAGCGCCTGCTTCTTCGCCTCCAGCGTCTCGGCCGCGGCGACATTGGCCTGGATCATGAATTCTTCGATGAGCTTGTGGGCGTCGAGCCGGTCCGGCACGATGACGCGATCGACCGTGCCGTCCGGCTTGAGCAGGATCTTGCGCTCCGGCAGGTCGAGTTCGAGCGGCTGGCGGCCGTCGCGGCCGCGCTTGAGGATCGCATAGGCATCCCAGAGCGGCTTCAGCACCGTGTCGAGGATCGGGCCGGTCTTGTCGTCCGGCACACCGTCGATGGCCGCCTGCGCTTGCGGATAGGCGAGCTTCGCCGCGGATTTCATCATCACGCGGTGGAAGGAGTGCCTGATCTTGTGGCCATCGGCGGAGAAGGTCATGCGCACGGCCAGTGCCGGGCGATCCTGGCCTTCGCGCAGCGAACAGAGATCGTTGGAGATGCGCTCGGGCAGCATCGGCACGACGCGATCCGGGAAATAGACCGAATTGCCGCGCTTCAAGGCTTCGCGATCGAGGGCCGTGCCGTAGCGGACATAGGCGGCGACATCGGCGATCGCGACAGTGGCGATCACACCACCCGGGTTCTTTTCGTCGAGATCGGGCGTCGCGAAGACTGCGTCGTCATGGTCCTTGGCGTCGGCCGGATCGATCGTGACCAGCGGCAGGTCGCGCCAGTCCTCGCGGTGAGCAAGCGTCGCCGGCTTGACGGCTTCGGATTCGGCGATGACGTCGGCCGGGAAGATGTGCGGAATGTCGTGCGCGTGGATGGCGATCATCGAGACCGCCTTTTCGCTGGTCAGCGAACCCAGCACGTTGAGCACCTTGGCACGGGGCAGCCCGTAGCGGGAGGCTCGCGCCGGCTCGACCTCGACCAGGTCGCCGTTCTTGGCGCCGTTCTGGAATTCCTTGTCGACGATCAGCTCCGGCTGGCGCCGCTCGACAGGCTCGATGCGAAAGGTGCCGTCCTGAAGCACGCGGAAGACGCCGAGAACGGCATCGGTGCGCTTCTCGAAAATCTTCATCACCCGGCCGGTATAGGCAGGGCCGGACGGATCATCGGTCGGGAAGGTCTTGGCCAGAACGCGATCGCCGATCCCCGGCGCCGGTCCGTTGCCGCTGCGCGATACGCGGATCGAGACCACAGGCGGTTCGCCCGTACCGACCGACTCCGCCGGATGCGCCAGCAAGATGCCATCGCCGTCACGGCCAAAAATGTCGAGCACGGCGACATGGGGCAGGGCGCCGACACGAGCCAGCCGCTTGCGCTCCTTGGTGAGCACGCCTTCATCCTGCAGGTCGCGCAGAATGTCCTTCAGCCAGATGCGGTCGTCACCGCGCAGCGCGAACGCCTTTGCGATGTCGCGCTTTCCGGCACGATCGGGATTTTCGGCGATGTAGCGCAGGATTTCGTCGCGCGAGGGCTTATAGTCATCCTTGACCTTGGCCCTGGTGTCGGCGGTGCGCGGATCGCCGTGGCTTCGTCCGGTGATCCTGCGCGCCACGCCGTCTTACCCTTTTTTCTTCGCCGCCGGCTTCTTGGCGGCTGTTTTCTTCGCTGCAGGCGCCTTGGCTGCTGCTGCCTTGCGGAACGGCTTCTTGCCGCCGCCGCCCTTGGCTTCCTTCTCGGCGATCAGCGCCAACGCATCCTCGATGGTCACCGATTGCGGATCCTTGCCCTTGGGCAGGGTGGCGTTGACCTTGCCGAAATTGACGTAAGGTCCGTATTTGCCGTCGCG includes:
- a CDS encoding ABC transporter ATP-binding protein, which gives rise to MASVTLDKVRKDYGAVRVLHAVDLEIADGEFVVLVGPSGCGKSTLLRMIAGLEEASGGEIRIGERLVNDVAPKDRDIAMVFQSYALYPHMDVSKNMGFSLLLKKAEKTTIDARVDGAAKRLGLDTFLQRLPRQLSGGQRQRVAMGRAIVRDPKVFLFDEPLSNLDAKLRVHMRAEIKALHQQLKTTSVYVTHDQIEAMTMADRIVVMHDGLIQQVGAPLDLYDRPANMFVAGFIGSPGMNFLPATVRKGGKADAVLADGQTLRLPDGLPLGDGDAITVGLRPEHIRLADDGALQGEVGVVEPLGLSTQFYVKLANQQLCVFAMGRAGVKPGDTVRLAADPASLHLFDPKSGDRVG
- the rpmG gene encoding 50S ribosomal protein L33; protein product: MAKAANIKIKLLSTADTGFFYVTSKNSRTKTDKLSFRKYDPVAKKHVEFKETKIK
- a CDS encoding MFS transporter; the protein is MTVDTQPQGDERVHWLPMVAAISSISVVGIAIGLGMPLLSVILETRGHSASMIGLNTAVAGLASIAGAPLATPLAMRFGVAWTMIGMIAAGALAFVGFHFAPDFWMWFPLRIVLHIALTVLFILSEFWISTSAPPHRRGLVLGIYATVLSLGFAAGPWLFAHLGSSGFRPFGVIIALVTLAAIPVLAARNESPSIASDGETSNFLRYIWLVPSATAAVLVFGAVETGGFALFPIYGNRIGYSEADAALLLTMIGLGNVLLQIPIGMISDRVSDRRYLLLACATVGLAGTVFMPFFAQNWHLMAALLFVWGGVVAAMYTIGLAHLGSQLSGHELASANAAFVLCYGVGMVLGPQAIGIGMDAFGPSGFGWSLGLFFGAYMALVGIRLVRKILL
- a CDS encoding NUDIX hydrolase, which gives rise to MEAMTKADVDKLDKGLAAHSGRPLRPRDAATLILLDRKGDEVLVLMGRRHAGHAFMPGKFVFPGGRTDPADSRIPTATALHRDEEAKLLAGPGRTSAARARAVALSAIRETYEEAGLLIGQKAAFATDKRDWQGFVEHGVRPSLETLRFIARAITPPNRVRRFDTRFFGAWRNDVAVELPGGGPTNELEELVWLPLAKAREADIPDITRMILDELEKRLAHDPLLRPGGPVPFYRLVRNRFTRELL
- a CDS encoding DUF983 domain-containing protein translates to MPKELGIQEQVFGGEHHSGRVARPLWTAMKRGLLGRCPNCGEGKLFRGFTKTVETCSVCGEEIHHHRADDLPAYLVIVIVGHIVLGAFMGVEATSTLSTWQHIAIWVPLTIILSVALLQPVKGAVIGLQWAFYMHGFGGEKDGAESRHGA
- the rnr gene encoding ribonuclease R, coding for MARRITGRSHGDPRTADTRAKVKDDYKPSRDEILRYIAENPDRAGKRDIAKAFALRGDDRIWLKDILRDLQDEGVLTKERKRLARVGALPHVAVLDIFGRDGDGILLAHPAESVGTGEPPVVSIRVSRSGNGPAPGIGDRVLAKTFPTDDPSGPAYTGRVMKIFEKRTDAVLGVFRVLQDGTFRIEPVERRQPELIVDKEFQNGAKNGDLVEVEPARASRYGLPRAKVLNVLGSLTSEKAVSMIAIHAHDIPHIFPADVIAESEAVKPATLAHREDWRDLPLVTIDPADAKDHDDAVFATPDLDEKNPGGVIATVAIADVAAYVRYGTALDREALKRGNSVYFPDRVVPMLPERISNDLCSLREGQDRPALAVRMTFSADGHKIRHSFHRVMMKSAAKLAYPQAQAAIDGVPDDKTGPILDTVLKPLWDAYAILKRGRDGRQPLELDLPERKILLKPDGTVDRVIVPDRLDAHKLIEEFMIQANVAAAETLEAKKQALVYRVHDAPSLAKQESLREFLQTLGLSLARGAQMRPSQFNGILERVRGADNEALVNEVVLRSQSQAEYSPGNIGHFGLNLKRYAHFTSPIRRYADLIVHRGLIATLGLGPGGLTQDEEARLEDVAVLISGTERRAMAAERDTVDRLIAAYLAERIDDRFDARISGVTKSGLFVQLPQFGADGFIPVSTLGGDYYIYDETARSLFGERSGKGYQLADRVEVRLVEVAPMAGAMRFEMLTDPKPLPGSTRSFHKAKGRARASQSRPGSRGRRR